A stretch of Campylobacter showae DNA encodes these proteins:
- a CDS encoding EAL domain-containing protein encodes MLKSELKERSNRFKTALEVSSIFIFSVIILVYIFVKKDQINFDSDDIILIAILVLCQVYFTAYKIYQSFQTSVLDQVTKAYNRDEILRLLSKQASKFKGKSGGNMLMLKIENLNDINERYSFVSTDILLKRLVERLEKFLNEKVSKNTLIGRYSNEYFLIFCESKSTELIHLLNVFEKSILSDGIYNIELKIKFDAIDINHSASLKNSVSYLIQKLNESDNEDKVDITDDLEKDVCNCIDMQRFIFQTQLVKSLRFGQNLKNIIVKVYTDKQGLVSKAKVQNIANKNGYEVLFDINVIKKLSELKFKDEDPIVIEISSVSIRNLKFTNFIKEFVQLGKIDPNRIIFEFSEKLVYDEINRFREILTEYKNLGFRFALNKFGGNNAGFEYFKYLPIDFVIYDIEFNKNIKNDKFKTLFENLNLTAKRVGVKSIVRFVEDDEFYNIAERYQTDFAQGFFIEKPKEI; translated from the coding sequence ATGCTAAAATCAGAACTAAAAGAACGATCAAATAGGTTTAAAACCGCGCTCGAGGTATCCTCGATATTTATTTTTAGCGTTATTATTTTGGTCTATATTTTTGTTAAAAAAGACCAAATAAATTTTGACTCTGATGATATTATTCTGATTGCGATTTTGGTTTTGTGTCAGGTTTATTTTACGGCCTACAAAATTTATCAAAGCTTTCAAACGAGCGTACTCGATCAAGTAACAAAAGCCTATAATAGAGACGAAATTTTAAGACTTTTATCAAAGCAAGCTTCTAAATTTAAAGGCAAAAGCGGCGGCAATATGCTAATGCTAAAGATAGAAAATTTAAACGATATAAACGAGCGTTACAGCTTTGTTAGCACCGATATTTTGCTCAAACGACTAGTCGAGCGGCTGGAGAAATTTTTAAACGAAAAAGTGTCTAAAAACACGCTCATCGGTAGATATTCAAACGAGTATTTTCTAATATTTTGTGAGAGTAAAAGTACCGAGCTTATCCATCTTTTAAACGTTTTTGAAAAGAGCATTTTAAGCGACGGAATCTACAATATCGAGCTAAAGATCAAATTTGACGCTATCGACATAAATCACTCGGCAAGCCTCAAAAACTCGGTTTCTTATCTCATCCAAAAGCTAAACGAGAGCGATAACGAGGATAAAGTGGACATCACCGACGATCTTGAAAAAGATGTCTGTAACTGTATCGATATGCAAAGATTTATCTTCCAAACTCAGCTTGTTAAAAGTCTTCGTTTCGGGCAAAATTTGAAAAATATCATCGTAAAAGTTTACACCGATAAGCAAGGTCTCGTCTCAAAGGCAAAAGTGCAAAATATCGCGAACAAAAACGGCTACGAGGTGCTTTTTGACATAAATGTCATTAAAAAGCTATCTGAGCTTAAATTTAAAGACGAAGATCCGATCGTGATCGAAATTTCGTCGGTTTCGATTAGAAATTTGAAATTTACGAATTTTATAAAAGAGTTCGTACAGCTAGGCAAAATCGATCCAAATCGCATTATTTTCGAGTTTAGCGAGAAGCTGGTATATGATGAGATAAATAGATTTAGAGAAATTTTGACGGAGTATAAAAACCTAGGTTTTCGCTTTGCGCTTAATAAATTCGGCGGCAACAACGCGGGCTTTGAATATTTTAAATATTTGCCGATAGATTTTGTTATCTACGATATCGAATTTAACAAAAATATCAAAAACGACAAATTTAAAACTCTGTTTGAAAATCTAAATTTGACCGCAAAAAGAGTAGGCGTAAAATCCATCGTGAGATTTGTGGAGGACGACGAGTTTTACAACATCGCGGAGCGCTATCAGACCGACTTCGCGCAGGGCTTTTTCATAGAGAAGCCAAAAGAAATTTAA
- the queF gene encoding preQ(1) synthase, which yields MQENEVVEPKYGEKIISEFDVEKDLEIWENKHERDYKIKITLPEFCCLCPRSGYPDFATIYLEYVPAKFVVELKAIKLYINSFMTRNISHEDSINEIYGVLERKLAPKWMKITGDFNPRGNVHTIIEICSDEIIKKTQEQSFEAPKFEKFTRDSDRSFDRGGYGARESKFSKDGSRGKSFGADKKGAKTGDRKPRASKDKFDDKPRRAGSKEGFKKPEFAGEKRARVVKKSSEDK from the coding sequence ATGCAAGAAAATGAGGTTGTAGAGCCAAAATACGGCGAGAAAATAATAAGCGAATTTGACGTAGAAAAAGACCTGGAAATCTGGGAAAACAAGCACGAGCGCGACTATAAGATCAAGATCACGTTGCCGGAGTTTTGCTGCTTATGTCCGCGCTCGGGGTATCCTGATTTTGCGACGATATATCTTGAGTACGTGCCGGCTAAATTCGTCGTCGAGCTAAAAGCGATCAAACTCTACATCAATAGCTTCATGACGCGCAACATCAGCCATGAAGACAGCATAAATGAGATTTACGGCGTTTTAGAGCGAAAACTGGCTCCAAAATGGATGAAGATCACGGGCGATTTTAACCCGCGCGGCAACGTCCACACGATAATTGAAATTTGCTCGGATGAGATAATCAAAAAAACGCAAGAACAAAGCTTTGAAGCGCCGAAATTTGAGAAATTTACGCGAGATAGCGATCGAAGTTTCGATAGAGGCGGTTATGGAGCACGCGAGTCTAAATTTAGCAAAGACGGCTCTCGCGGCAAGAGTTTTGGAGCCGATAAAAAAGGTGCGAAAACCGGCGATAGAAAACCTCGCGCGAGTAAAGATAAATTTGACGATAAACCGCGAAGGGCTGGTAGTAAAGAAGGTTTTAAAAAGCCTGAATTTGCCGGCGAAAAGCGCGCCCGCGTCGTGAAAAAATCATCGGAAGATAAATGA
- a CDS encoding HD domain-containing protein: MISAQLIEHIFKAASISRWNDYPKMTNLVELDKQAHKFIIAYFIAKLEHGADMNYIIEAGIFEFLARVVVTDIRPDVFHQMQKTKNEQINAWVLTILEGLVKDVEGGKFLERMRRYLTHKDKAHAKERLILKAASYLATRWEFSIVYQTSKFLSDIDELKARVEEELEDYYELIGVRKIVMNQKLAKLVDLAGRLRFQKRWAQTPRIPETAVLGHMLVVAILSYFYSLEVKACKTRLENNFFCALFHDLPESLTRDIISPVKYGIEGLNEIISEYEMRLIDEKILPFVPENFRDEFSYILGIRMENGKFIKNEFENRICEKKPLHHEGTMENVNEDKFNAIDGKALKFCDKLAAFFEAGISISYGVKSNELTEGFNNMDKFFQKNQSLDGVNFLKVCDDFKEHFSLLQV; the protein is encoded by the coding sequence ATGATAAGCGCGCAGCTCATCGAACACATCTTTAAAGCCGCGTCCATCTCGCGCTGGAACGACTATCCAAAGATGACGAATTTAGTCGAGCTTGATAAGCAGGCGCATAAATTTATCATCGCGTATTTCATCGCAAAGCTCGAGCACGGCGCCGATATGAACTACATCATCGAGGCGGGTATTTTCGAGTTTCTCGCGCGAGTCGTAGTCACGGATATACGCCCCGACGTGTTTCATCAGATGCAAAAAACCAAAAACGAGCAAATAAACGCCTGGGTATTAACGATCCTAGAAGGGCTGGTAAAAGACGTCGAGGGCGGTAAATTTTTAGAGCGGATGCGCCGCTATCTCACGCACAAGGATAAAGCTCACGCCAAAGAGCGCCTGATCCTAAAAGCCGCTAGCTATCTCGCGACGCGCTGGGAGTTTTCGATCGTTTATCAAACGAGCAAATTTCTAAGCGACATAGACGAGCTAAAAGCGCGCGTGGAGGAGGAGCTGGAGGATTATTACGAGCTAATAGGCGTGCGTAAAATCGTGATGAACCAAAAGCTAGCCAAGCTAGTCGATCTAGCCGGCAGACTGCGCTTTCAAAAGCGCTGGGCGCAGACGCCTCGCATCCCTGAAACAGCGGTTTTAGGCCACATGTTAGTCGTGGCGATTTTGAGTTATTTTTACTCGCTTGAGGTTAAGGCCTGCAAAACGAGGCTAGAAAATAACTTCTTTTGCGCGCTCTTTCACGATCTGCCCGAGTCGCTAACGCGCGATATCATTAGCCCCGTAAAATACGGTATCGAAGGGCTAAACGAGATAATCAGCGAATACGAAATGCGCCTGATAGATGAGAAAATTTTGCCTTTCGTACCTGAAAATTTTAGAGACGAGTTTAGTTATATCCTCGGTATCCGCATGGAGAACGGCAAATTTATCAAAAATGAGTTTGAAAATAGGATCTGCGAGAAAAAGCCTCTACACCACGAGGGCACGATGGAGAATGTAAACGAGGATAAATTTAACGCCATCGACGGCAAAGCGCTTAAATTTTGTGACAAGCTCGCGGCGTTTTTCGAGGCGGGGATCTCGATCAGCTACGGCGTGAAGTCAAACGAACTAACCGAAGGTTTTAATAATATGGATAAATTTTTTCAGAAAAATCAGAGCTTGGACGGAGTGAATTTTTTAAAAGTTTGCGATGATTTTAAGGAGCATTTTTCGCTTTTACAGGTTTAA
- a CDS encoding anaerobic ribonucleoside-triphosphate reductase activating protein produces the protein MKDADFPLYSLTPFTTLDYPDKTACIAWFAGCNMRCAYCYNVSIVTGAGQISRAEFIKFLDKRKGKLSGVVFSGGECTLSPAFLPLASEVKSRGFSLKVDTNGSNLTALGQAISLNLIDYIALDFKAPKEKFLKVTGSNLYKNFLQTLEFLLQTDLKFEVRTTVHADLLDETDISAMSEILYEHGYRGVYYLQNFLDTGENFGNLTQAKAKFDPNLIRSNLEIGLRNF, from the coding sequence GTGAAAGACGCTGATTTTCCGCTTTACTCGCTCACCCCCTTTACGACTCTCGACTACCCCGACAAAACGGCCTGTATAGCGTGGTTTGCGGGCTGCAACATGCGCTGCGCCTACTGTTACAACGTCTCTATCGTCACGGGCGCCGGACAGATCAGCCGTGCTGAGTTTATCAAATTTTTAGACAAGCGCAAAGGCAAGCTTAGTGGAGTGGTTTTTAGCGGCGGCGAATGCACGCTTAGCCCCGCGTTTTTGCCGCTAGCTAGCGAGGTAAAGTCTCGCGGATTTTCACTCAAAGTCGATACCAACGGCTCAAATTTGACCGCGCTTGGGCAGGCTATCTCGTTAAATTTGATCGACTATATCGCGCTTGATTTTAAAGCGCCGAAGGAGAAATTTCTAAAGGTTACCGGCTCAAATTTGTATAAAAATTTCTTGCAAACACTTGAGTTTTTGCTGCAAACCGACCTTAAATTTGAGGTTAGAACGACGGTGCATGCGGACTTGCTAGACGAGACCGATATCTCTGCTATGAGCGAGATTTTGTACGAGCACGGATACAGAGGCGTTTATTACCTGCAAAATTTCCTAGACACGGGTGAAAATTTCGGAAATTTGACGCAGGCGAAGGCTAAATTTGATCCAAATTTGATACGTTCAAATTTAGAAATAGGACTTAGGAATTTTTAG
- the nrdD gene encoding anaerobic ribonucleoside-triphosphate reductase, translating into MSDKEILASLEAKRTKCVVYTRVMGYHRPVESFNLGKKGEHKERVKFCEPKSR; encoded by the coding sequence ATGAGCGACAAAGAAATCCTAGCTTCGCTTGAGGCAAAGCGCACGAAATGCGTCGTCTACACCCGCGTAATGGGCTACCACCGCCCGGTAGAGAGCTTTAACCTCGGCAAAAAAGGCGAGCACAAAGAGCGCGTCAAATTTTGCGAGCCAAAATCCCGCTAA
- the tpx gene encoding thiol peroxidase, with product MTKVKFHGADVALKGEEVFVGSYAPEVALVGQDLGEFKVGGNNGIEILVAVPSLDTGVCATETRKFNEKMAAKQAIKLSLISMDLPFAMGRFCSTEGIKNLKVGSDFRAREFGEKYGIIIGEGPLAGLLARAVFVIKDGVVIHKQIVPEITDEPNYDAVFDAIKSSGGCGCGCM from the coding sequence ATGACAAAAGTCAAATTTCACGGCGCAGACGTCGCGCTAAAAGGCGAAGAGGTATTTGTAGGTTCGTATGCGCCAGAGGTCGCGCTAGTCGGGCAGGATCTAGGCGAGTTTAAGGTCGGCGGCAACAACGGCATCGAGATACTAGTCGCAGTGCCGTCGCTAGATACGGGCGTTTGTGCGACTGAGACGCGTAAATTTAACGAAAAAATGGCAGCGAAACAAGCGATCAAACTAAGCTTGATTTCTATGGATCTGCCGTTTGCGATGGGGAGATTTTGCTCTACGGAGGGCATCAAAAATTTAAAAGTCGGCAGCGACTTTAGAGCTAGAGAGTTTGGCGAAAAATACGGCATAATCATCGGCGAAGGGCCGCTTGCGGGGCTTTTAGCTAGAGCCGTTTTCGTTATCAAAGACGGTGTCGTCATCCACAAACAAATCGTCCCAGAGATCACGGACGAGCCGAACTACGACGCGGTATTTGACGCGATAAAATCAAGCGGAGGTTGTGGGTGCGGGTGTATGTAA
- a CDS encoding ribonucleoside-diphosphate reductase subunit alpha: protein MKVLKRNGRTEELDVSKIKKYTSEAVAGLANVSLSELEVDAKIQFRDMITTEEIQQTLIKTAVEKIDIDRPNWTFVAARLFLYDLYHKVTGFSGYNHLRDYLQKGEKAGRVIPGLKEKYDLDDLNDYIRPERDLQFAYLGIKTLYDRYLIKDRSGAPIELPQHMFMAIAMFLAQNELDCQGWAKKFYDLISKFEVMLATPTLSNARTTRHQLSSCYVGSTPDNIEGIFDSYKEMALLSKFGGGIGWDWCKVRAMGGSIDGHKNAAGGIIPFLKVTNDIAVAVDQLGTRKGAIAVYVEPWHMDVSDFLDLRKNSGEERRRAHELFPALWINDLFMKRVKENARWSLFDPAEVADLCDLYGDEFEARYIAYENDEKIQKNVVMAKELWKKILTSYFESGMPFLCFKDNANKANPNDHDGIIRSSNLCTEIFQNTQPNYYKIKITFEGGSEQLFDEEEDVTVDSGITKKAKKLSALDSIDGKQIFIVEKESVEGKTAVCNLASINLSKINKKEDIERVVPIAVRMLDNVIDLNFYPHKKVKHTNLASRSIGLGVMGEAQMLAERGVKWGSYEHLALIDSVMENISYNAIYASSNLAVEKGVYPLFEGSKWSRGVMPIDTANANAKALLNDRGGLFDENACDWSKLREKVKKDGMRNGYLMAIAPTSSISILVGTTQTIEPVYKRKWFEHNLSGMIPNVVPNLSPETWQFYTPAYELDQRVLVRAGAIRQKWIDQGQSLNIFMSLDKASGGYLSEIYTLAWELGLKSTYYLRSESPDSEKLNNVADRSIECEGCQ from the coding sequence ATGAAAGTACTAAAACGAAACGGGCGCACGGAAGAGCTTGACGTAAGCAAAATCAAAAAATACACAAGCGAGGCGGTCGCTGGGCTAGCAAACGTGAGCCTAAGCGAGCTTGAGGTGGATGCGAAAATTCAATTTCGCGATATGATCACGACCGAGGAGATCCAGCAAACGCTAATCAAAACAGCCGTCGAAAAGATCGACATCGACCGCCCCAACTGGACCTTCGTCGCGGCGAGGCTATTTCTGTACGACCTTTATCACAAGGTCACGGGCTTTAGCGGCTACAACCACCTACGCGACTATCTGCAAAAGGGCGAAAAAGCGGGCCGCGTCATCCCTGGACTAAAAGAAAAATACGACCTGGACGACCTAAACGACTACATCAGGCCCGAGCGCGACTTGCAGTTTGCCTATCTAGGCATCAAGACGCTATACGACCGCTACCTCATCAAAGACCGCAGCGGCGCGCCGATAGAGCTTCCGCAGCATATGTTTATGGCGATCGCGATGTTCCTCGCGCAAAACGAACTAGACTGCCAAGGCTGGGCGAAGAAATTTTACGACCTCATATCTAAATTTGAAGTCATGCTCGCCACTCCGACGCTCTCAAACGCCCGCACGACGCGCCATCAGCTAAGCTCTTGCTACGTGGGAAGTACGCCCGATAATATCGAGGGTATTTTTGATAGCTACAAAGAGATGGCGCTACTTAGCAAATTTGGCGGCGGTATCGGCTGGGACTGGTGCAAGGTGCGCGCTATGGGCGGCAGCATCGACGGACATAAAAACGCAGCCGGCGGCATCATCCCGTTTCTAAAAGTCACGAACGACATCGCCGTCGCCGTCGATCAGCTAGGCACGAGAAAGGGCGCGATAGCCGTCTACGTAGAGCCGTGGCACATGGACGTGAGCGACTTCCTAGATCTTCGCAAAAACTCGGGCGAAGAGCGCCGCAGAGCGCACGAGCTATTTCCAGCGCTTTGGATAAACGACCTTTTCATGAAACGCGTTAAAGAAAACGCACGCTGGAGCCTATTTGACCCGGCAGAGGTCGCCGATCTGTGCGATCTATACGGCGATGAGTTCGAGGCTCGCTACATAGCATACGAAAACGACGAAAAGATCCAAAAAAACGTCGTCATGGCAAAAGAGCTGTGGAAGAAAATTTTAACTAGCTATTTTGAATCTGGCATGCCGTTTTTGTGCTTTAAAGATAATGCCAACAAAGCCAATCCAAACGATCACGACGGTATCATCAGAAGCTCAAATTTATGCACCGAAATTTTCCAAAATACGCAGCCAAACTACTACAAGATCAAGATCACGTTTGAGGGCGGCTCCGAGCAGCTATTTGACGAAGAAGAAGACGTCACGGTTGATAGCGGCATAACCAAAAAGGCCAAAAAGCTAAGCGCGCTAGATAGCATCGATGGGAAACAAATTTTCATCGTCGAAAAAGAAAGCGTCGAGGGCAAAACCGCCGTGTGCAACCTCGCGAGCATAAATTTAAGCAAAATCAACAAAAAAGAGGACATCGAGCGCGTCGTACCGATCGCCGTACGTATGCTAGATAACGTCATCGATCTAAATTTCTACCCGCACAAAAAGGTCAAGCACACCAACCTGGCCTCCCGCTCGATCGGCCTTGGCGTCATGGGCGAGGCGCAGATGCTAGCCGAGCGCGGCGTGAAATGGGGCAGCTACGAGCACCTAGCGCTGATCGATAGCGTGATGGAAAACATAAGTTACAACGCCATCTACGCCAGCTCAAATTTGGCGGTAGAAAAGGGCGTGTATCCGCTTTTTGAAGGCTCAAAGTGGAGCAGGGGAGTGATGCCTATCGATACGGCAAACGCAAACGCCAAAGCGCTTCTAAACGACAGAGGCGGGCTCTTTGACGAAAATGCCTGCGACTGGAGCAAACTACGCGAAAAAGTCAAAAAAGACGGCATGCGGAACGGCTATCTGATGGCGATCGCGCCGACATCAAGCATCAGCATACTCGTGGGCACCACGCAGACGATCGAGCCCGTGTATAAGCGCAAATGGTTCGAGCACAACCTAAGCGGCATGATACCAAACGTCGTGCCAAATCTAAGCCCTGAGACGTGGCAGTTCTATACGCCTGCCTACGAGCTAGATCAGCGCGTACTCGTGCGTGCCGGCGCCATCCGCCAAAAGTGGATCGACCAGGGCCAGAGCCTAAATATTTTCATGAGCCTAGACAAAGCTAGCGGCGGATATCTGAGCGAAATTTACACGCTCGCGTGGGAGCTGGGACTAAAATCGACCTACTATCTACGCTCCGAAAGCCCGGATAGCGAAAAGCTAAACAACGTCGCCGATCGCTCAATCGAGTGCGAGGGGTGTCAGTAA
- the purB gene encoding adenylosuccinate lyase, with amino-acid sequence MVERYSREQMAQKWDTQAKYSAWLEVEKAAVKAWNKLGFISDADCEKICKNAKFDVARIDEIEKTTKHDVIAFLTSVSESLGEESRFVHYGMTSSDCIDTAVALQIKSSMELIIEDVKGLMSAIKTRAHEHKNTMMVGRSHGIHGEPITFGLVLAVWYDEVARALKLLQDAKEVAAYGKLSGAMGNFAHAPLEFEELTCEQLGLKPAPASNQVIQRDRYAHVISAIAVLAATCEKIAVAVRHFQRTEVYEAEEYFSPGQKGSSAMPHKRNPVLSENITGLCRMLRSYVTPALENVALWHERDISHSSVERFILPDAFITADFMLARITNLIANLVVYPENMMKNLNLTGGLVFSQRVLLQLPQRGISREDAYKIVQRNAMKVWADLQEGKKAINENGESLFLQNLLADEELRASLGEAEIKECFDYAYYARHVDGIFKRVFGKQGEI; translated from the coding sequence ATGGTAGAGAGATATTCGCGCGAACAGATGGCGCAGAAGTGGGATACGCAGGCAAAATACAGCGCGTGGCTGGAGGTCGAAAAGGCCGCGGTCAAGGCATGGAATAAGCTGGGTTTTATCAGCGATGCGGACTGCGAGAAAATTTGCAAAAACGCTAAATTTGACGTAGCGCGCATCGACGAGATCGAAAAGACGACCAAGCACGACGTGATCGCGTTTCTAACGAGCGTGAGCGAGAGCCTGGGCGAGGAGAGCCGCTTCGTGCACTACGGCATGACTAGCTCAGATTGCATCGATACCGCCGTCGCGCTTCAGATCAAAAGCAGCATGGAGCTCATTATCGAGGACGTAAAGGGCCTCATGAGCGCGATCAAAACCAGAGCACATGAGCACAAAAACACGATGATGGTCGGCCGCAGCCACGGTATCCACGGCGAACCGATCACCTTCGGACTCGTGCTTGCGGTCTGGTACGACGAGGTCGCGCGAGCGCTAAAGCTACTGCAAGACGCCAAAGAAGTCGCCGCCTACGGCAAACTAAGCGGCGCGATGGGAAATTTCGCTCACGCACCGCTCGAGTTTGAGGAGCTAACCTGCGAGCAGCTAGGTCTAAAACCGGCTCCCGCGTCAAATCAGGTCATCCAGCGCGACCGCTACGCCCACGTCATCAGCGCGATCGCCGTCCTAGCCGCCACCTGCGAAAAGATCGCCGTCGCCGTGCGTCACTTTCAAAGGACGGAAGTTTACGAGGCTGAGGAGTACTTCAGCCCGGGTCAAAAGGGCTCCAGCGCGATGCCGCACAAGCGCAACCCCGTGCTTAGCGAAAACATCACCGGCCTTTGCAGGATGCTGCGCTCATACGTGACACCGGCGCTCGAAAACGTCGCGCTCTGGCACGAACGCGACATCAGCCACAGCTCGGTCGAGCGATTTATCCTGCCGGACGCCTTCATCACGGCCGATTTTATGCTTGCGCGCATTACGAATTTGATCGCAAATTTGGTAGTTTATCCGGAAAATATGATGAAAAATCTAAATTTAACCGGCGGGCTCGTCTTTTCTCAGCGCGTGCTTCTACAGCTTCCGCAGCGCGGGATTTCGCGCGAAGATGCGTACAAGATCGTACAGCGCAACGCGATGAAGGTCTGGGCGGATCTGCAAGAGGGCAAAAAGGCGATAAACGAAAACGGCGAGAGCCTGTTTTTGCAAAATTTGCTCGCCGACGAGGAGCTACGCGCAAGCCTAGGCGAAGCCGAGATCAAAGAGTGCTTCGATTATGCGTATTACGCCAGGCACGTGGATGGGATATTTAAGAGAGTATTCGGAAAGCAGGGCGAAATTTAA
- a CDS encoding pseudouridine synthase family protein: MPYIHKFIARAEGQKAYEILLQNGYKMREVQRLIDKGRLTCDGAVVSEKNALLSGEICLIDYETNPRGLQPIFECDKFAVFDKPSGVLSHPNGRHCEYSLNDEIWSLYGREASVAHRLDCETSGLIVVGKDKNAVVNLKKLFENRQVYKSYVALVYGKISENLHIEANMDLANDYDDVKMRMRICEDGKGAVTEILPIEYFADIDATLVRAVPLTGRQHQIRLHLFHVEHKILGEPLYGLSRLQIEKILDKEMNEAERILITGAPRLLLHSDEICFKFDGVEYKIKSKFDARNEFYKLVKIKIKDKR; this comes from the coding sequence TTGCCTTATATTCATAAATTTATCGCGCGTGCCGAAGGGCAAAAAGCGTATGAAATTTTACTGCAAAACGGTTATAAAATGCGCGAAGTCCAGCGCCTAATCGACAAAGGCAGGCTTACCTGCGACGGCGCGGTTGTCAGCGAGAAAAATGCTTTGCTAAGCGGTGAAATTTGTCTGATAGATTATGAGACGAATCCGCGCGGTTTACAGCCGATTTTTGAGTGCGATAAATTTGCTGTTTTTGATAAACCAAGCGGTGTGCTCAGTCACCCAAACGGCAGGCACTGCGAGTACTCGCTAAATGACGAAATTTGGTCGCTCTACGGCCGAGAGGCGTCGGTCGCACATCGGCTGGACTGTGAAACTAGCGGACTCATCGTCGTGGGTAAAGATAAAAACGCGGTCGTAAATTTGAAAAAACTTTTTGAAAACAGACAGGTTTATAAAAGTTACGTCGCGCTCGTGTACGGCAAAATAAGCGAAAATTTGCATATCGAAGCGAATATGGATCTAGCAAACGACTATGACGACGTGAAAATGCGAATGCGAATTTGCGAGGACGGCAAAGGCGCTGTGACGGAGATTTTGCCGATAGAGTATTTTGCCGATATCGATGCGACTCTGGTGCGAGCCGTACCGCTCACAGGCAGACAGCATCAAATTCGTTTGCATTTGTTCCACGTGGAACATAAGATTTTAGGTGAACCGCTATATGGTCTCTCGCGACTGCAAATCGAGAAAATTTTAGATAAAGAGATGAACGAAGCCGAGCGAATTTTGATAACAGGCGCACCGAGGTTGCTACTACATTCGGATGAAATTTGCTTTAAATTTGATGGCGTAGAGTACAAAATAAAATCAAAATTTGACGCTAGAAACGAGTTTTACAAGCTCGTAAAAATCAAAATAAAAGACAAGCGATGA
- the bcsF gene encoding cellulose biosynthesis protein BcsF: MTLLDISQIVFVCVVVFIGLGLIIKTAFYDKRDR, from the coding sequence ATGACGCTACTTGATATATCCCAGATAGTTTTCGTTTGCGTTGTGGTTTTTATCGGGCTTGGACTAATTATAAAAACGGCTTTTTATGACAAACGCGACCGATGA
- the rlmN gene encoding 23S rRNA (adenine(2503)-C(2))-methyltransferase RlmN — protein sequence MKNLLDFTLDELKDQLSPPFRAKQIFEWLYKKNATSFDEMLNLPKDLRANLVQEFYLDPLKCVKFERSADGSIKYLFELKDGLRIESVLLPMKEELNDENGEVTRHARYTICVSSQVGCRMGCSFCLTGKSGLTRNLTPGEIVGQILCIKRENKIPYERRVNVVYMGMGEPLDNLENVSKAIKILKENDGLAITPRRQTVSTSGLGSQIKKLGEMDLGVLLAISLHAVTNELRSKLMPINNAYKIESVMEAVRGFPIDMRKRVMFEYLVIKDMNDGIKDAKKLVSLLHGIKAKVNLIYFNPHEGSEYGRPNTADMEAFQTYLRDHGVTCTIRQSKGLDISAACGQLKERDNQMSGKTLAKTAK from the coding sequence TTGAAAAATTTGCTTGATTTTACATTAGATGAGCTAAAAGATCAGCTCTCACCGCCGTTTCGCGCGAAGCAAATTTTTGAGTGGCTATACAAAAAAAACGCAACTAGTTTTGATGAAATGCTAAATTTGCCGAAGGATCTGCGCGCAAATTTGGTCCAGGAGTTTTACCTTGATCCGCTAAAGTGCGTCAAATTTGAACGTAGCGCCGATGGCTCTATAAAGTATCTTTTCGAGCTTAAAGACGGGCTGCGTATCGAAAGCGTACTGCTACCGATGAAAGAGGAGCTAAACGACGAAAACGGCGAGGTAACACGCCATGCTCGTTATACGATCTGCGTTAGCTCCCAGGTAGGCTGTCGTATGGGCTGTTCGTTTTGTCTAACGGGCAAGAGCGGACTAACGAGAAACCTAACGCCGGGCGAGATTGTAGGGCAAATTTTATGTATAAAAAGAGAAAACAAAATCCCCTACGAACGCCGCGTAAACGTCGTATATATGGGTATGGGCGAGCCACTGGACAACCTAGAAAACGTTAGTAAAGCCATAAAAATTTTAAAAGAAAACGATGGGTTAGCTATCACGCCGCGCCGCCAGACCGTTAGTACGAGCGGGCTGGGTAGCCAGATAAAAAAGCTCGGCGAGATGGATCTGGGCGTGCTGTTAGCAATATCTTTGCACGCCGTTACTAACGAGCTTCGCAGCAAGCTAATGCCTATAAATAACGCCTACAAAATCGAGTCCGTTATGGAGGCGGTGAGGGGTTTTCCGATCGATATGCGCAAGCGAGTGATGTTTGAGTATCTCGTCATAAAAGACATGAACGACGGTATAAAAGATGCTAAAAAGCTCGTTTCGCTGCTGCACGGCATCAAAGCAAAGGTAAATTTGATCTACTTTAATCCGCACGAAGGCAGCGAATACGGACGCCCGAACACGGCCGATATGGAGGCGTTTCAGACATATCTGCGCGATCACGGCGTGACCTGCACTATCAGACAGAGCAAGGGCCTTGACATCAGCGCGGCGTGCGGTCAACTAAAAGAGCGCGACAACCAAATGAGCGGCAAAACGCTAGCCAAGACGGCAAAATGA